One Corythoichthys intestinalis isolate RoL2023-P3 chromosome 9, ASM3026506v1, whole genome shotgun sequence DNA window includes the following coding sequences:
- the ppp4r1l gene encoding serine/threonine-protein phosphatase 4 regulatory subunit 1, whose product MAGLSLYFEDGHDDLDDFGFDDYGSECDSIRITAFLDAGQDNLTPLGRLEKYAFSENVFNRQIVARGLLDVLREFSDNENDFISVMETVARMSEDGEPTVRAELMEQVPNIAMFLHESRPNFPAAFSRYLVPIVVLYLTDPNNQVRKTSQAALLVLLEQGLISKSDMETKVCPVLLELTEPRSDDDYKIEAVAIMCKVVTMLSKDTVEQLLLPRFCDLCSDARLFQVRKVCAANFGEFCSIVGQEATEKLLIPKFFELCSDSLWGIRKACAECFMMVSNSTSPEVRRAKLSPLFISLISDQSRWVRQAAFQSLGRFISTFANPTSAGLHFRDDGGLLDVSRCTSDSDCSLNSLNCADISSRRTERTIAHTPPNQDGRATPSPEHVPAAEEMNYDDNNHSFTPGEGLDNPVHTGNNARNAKDATQADENFNSFHFWRPPLPDISGELELLSCQMGDMIEKKEEERKEEQKEDFRSTSDSKASSGKSTSHQIQMVLDCLQPHIDDPDVQAQVQVLAAALKAAQLDSPSDDSPTENQPAEPSADSDTDSPLIESKSPEVQSEVDETLAEEEQTTESIEETETCPVQEQGDETTQTEPLEDPEETPPGSPVLVSELIESVEEEGKDDSLCEDKPKVQNVIPQQLLDQYLSMTDPARAQTVDTEIAKHCAFSLPGVALTLGRQNWHCLKDTYETLATDVQWKVRRTLAFSIHELAVILGDQLTAADLVPIFNGFLKDLDEVRIGVLKHLYDFLKLLHADKRREYLYQLQEFMVTDNSRNWRFRYELAEQLILIIELYSHYDVYDYLRQIALTLCSDKVSEVRWISYKLVVEILQKLYSSGADDLGVNFINELTVRFCHCPKWVGRQAFAFICQAVVEEDCMPMDQFSQHLLPSLLSLSSDPVANVRVLVAKALRQSVMEKAYFKEAGCASSDELEETLMALQSDKDRDVRFFASLDPGKGLTLDTAPLI is encoded by the exons ATGGCAG GTCTATCTTTATACTTTGAAGACGGCCATGACGATCTGGATGATT TTGGATTCGATGACTATGGTTCAGAGTGTGACAGCATCCGCATCACGGCCTTCCTCGATGCAGGCCAGGACAACTTGACGCCCCTCGGGAGgctagaaaagtacgccttcagTGAGAATGTCTTCAACAG GCAGATCGTGGCTCGCGGGCTGCTCGATGTGCTTCGTGAGTTCAGCGATAATGAAAATGACTTCATCAGTGTCATGGAGACAGTTGCTAGAATGTCCGAAGATGGAG AGCCGACAGTGCGAGCCGAGCTGATGGAGCAGGTCCCCAACATCGCCATGTTCTTACATGAGAGTCGGCCCAACTTCCCTGCCGCTTTCTCCAGATACTTAGTACCTATCGTGGTACTCTATCTGACTGATCCCAACAACCAG GTGAGAAAGACCAGCCAGGCGGCACTGCTGGTGCTGTTGGAGCAAGGCCTCATCTCAAAGTCCGACATGGAGACCAAAGTTTGTCCGGTTCTTCTGGAACTCACAGAACCCAGAAGCGATGATGATTACAAGATTGAAGCGGTTGCT ATCATGTGCAAAGTGGTGACCATGCTGAGCAAAGACACAGTGGAGCAGCTCCTACTGCCGCGCTTCTGCGATTTGTGCAGTGACGCCAGACTCTTTCAAGTGCGGAAG GTTTGCGCGGCCAATTTTGGAGAGTTCTGTTCAATTGTGGGTCAGGAAGCCACAGAAAAACTATTG ATTCCCAAGTTTTTCGAACTGTGCTCGGACAGCCTGTGGGGCATCAGGAAAGCCTGCGCCGAGTGCTTTATGATGGTCTCAAATTCTACCTCGCCTGAGGTGCGACGTGCAAAGTTGTCTCCGCTCTTCATCAGCCTCATCAGTGATCAGTCCCGATGG GTGCGGCAGGCTGCTTTTCAGTCTCTGGGCCGTTTCATCTCCACCTTCGCCAACCCAACCAGTGCAGGCCTCCACTTCAGAGATGACGGCGGGCTACTGGATGTTTCTAGGTGCACGTCAGACAG CGATTGCTCCTTGAACTCCCTCAACTGCGCCGACATCAGCAGCCGCCGCACTGAGAGGACAATAGCTCATACGCCTCCCAACCAAGACGGCCGTGCCACGCCATCGCCGGAGCACGTGCCAGCTGCCGAGGAGATGAACTACGATGACAACAACCATAGCTTCACTCCCGGAGAGGGGCTGGACAACCCGGTGCACACTGGCAACAACGCCAGGAACGCCAAAGATGCCACGCAGGCGGACGAGAACTTTAACTCCTTCCACTTTTGGAGGCCGCCGCTACCAGATATCAGCGGGGAATTGGAGTTGCTTAGCTGTCAAATGGGGGACATGATTGAGAAGAAGGAGGAGGAGAGGAAAGAAGAGCAGAAAGAAGATTTCAGAAGCACTTCCGATTCTAAAGCCAGTTCGGGTAAGAGTACCAGTCACCAGATCCAAATGGTTTTGGACTGTTTGCAGCCACATATTGACGACCCCGATGTCCAAG CTCAAGTTCAGGTTTTGGCAGCGGCTCTGAAGGCTGCTCAGCTCGACAGCCCGTCCGATGACAGTCCCACGGAAAACCAGCCGGCAGAGCCTTCTGCGGACAGCGACACCGACAGCCCGCTTATTGAAAGCAAATCACCGGAGGTTCAGTCTGAGGTTGACGAAACTCTCGCGGAAGAGGAACAAACGACAGAAAGCATCGAGGAAACTGAAACATGTCCGGTCCAGGAACAAGGAGATGAGACAACACAAACGGAACCTTTGGAGGATCCAGAAGAGACGCCACCTGGCTCCCCGGTTTTG GTATCAGAACTAATTGAAAGTGTGGAGGAAGAGGGAAAAGATGACTCATTGTGCGAAGATAAGCCTAAAGTCCAG AATGTTATTCCTCAGCAATTGTTGGATCAGTACCTCTCCATGACAGACCCAGCACGAGCTCAGACAGTAGATACAGAGATAGCAAAGCACTGTGCCTTCAGCCTGCCAGGTGTTGCGCTCACTCTGGGTCGGCAGAACTGGCACTGCCTCAAAGACACGTACGAAACATTGGCCACTGATGTGCAG TGGAAAGTGCGCCGAACGCTGGCATTCTCCATCCACGAACTGGCAGTCATTCTAGGTGACCAGCTAACAGCAGCGGACTTGGTGCCCATTTTTAACGGCTTCCTCAAAGATCTGGACGAGGTCCGCATAGGTGTCCTCAAGCACCTGTACGACTTCCTCAAG TTGCTCCATGCTGACAAAAGGAGAGAATATTTGTACCAGCTGCAAGAGTTCATGGTGACTGACAACAGTCGCAACTGGAGGTTCCGATACGAGCTGGCAGA GCAGCTCATCTTGATCATTGAGTTGTACAGCCACTACGACGTCTACGACTACCTCAGGCAGATCGCACTCACACTTTGCTCAGACAAGGTCTCAGAAGTCAGGTGGATCTCTTACAAGTTG GTGGTGGAAATCCTCCAGAAATTATACTCGAGTGGTGCCGATGATTTAGGCGTGAACTTCATCAACGAGCTGACCGTCAGGTTCTGCCACTGTCCCAAATGGGTGGGACGACAAGCTTTTGCCTTCATCTGTCAG GCGGTGGTAGAGGAGGACTGCATGCCCATGGATCAGTTCAGCCAGCACCTTCTGCCTAGCCTGCTCAGCCTCTCGTCAGACCCGGTGGCCAACGTGCGCGTGTTGGTAGCGAAGGCCCTGCGGCAGAGCGTCATGGAGAAAG CCTACTTCAAGGAGGCGGGCTGTGCCTCTTCGGATGAGCTGGAGGAAACGCTGATGGCGCTCCAATCAGACAAAGACCGCGACGTACGCTTCTTTGCCAGCCTAGACCCCGGCAAAGGCCTGACCCTGGACACGGCCCCCCTCATTTAG
- the LOC130921598 gene encoding cytochrome c oxidase assembly protein COX14 homolog codes for MVTGKRLADMGYRAFSASMMLLTVYGGYLCAMRGYRYMQRQKELKMAAENQDPELIKD; via the coding sequence ATGGTTACCGGCAAGCGCTTGGCTGACATGGGCTACCGAGCCTTTTCTGCCTCCATGATGCTGCTGACCGTTTACGGGGGCTACCTGTGCGCCATGCGGGGATACCGCTACATGCAGAGGCAAAAGGAACTCAAAATGGCTGCCGAGAACCAGGATCCGGAGTTGATCAAAGACTGA
- the LOC130921597 gene encoding pre-miRNA 5'-monophosphate methyltransferase: MATCANDDADEGPNEPGAAPYGNFINYYRFNPPENRLSLIPSTLLGDLGYNEKREPTLLLDVGCNSGELSIALYKHLVETPGRTNVNLLAFDLDENLIERAREVNPVPGSVTFIPMDITGDCSPLREHLAWHGNSHFHLTTCLAVTMWIHLNHGDAGFLQFLSRLAELSRHLLLEVQPWKCYGSAARRLRKLGRSDFEHFKTLKLCGDVSEHARKHLETHCQMEFVQCFGRTIWHRKLLLFKRK; the protein is encoded by the exons ATGGCAACATGCGCAAACGACGACGCCGACGAGGGCCCAAACGAACCCGGTGCGGCTCCGTATGGGAACTTTATCAATTATTACAGATTTAACCCTCCAGAGAATCGACTGAGTTTAATTCCCAGCACGCTTCTTGGTGATTTGGGTTACAACGAAAAGCGGGAACCTACACTACTGCTGGACGTGGGCTGCAACTCAGGG GAACTAAGTATAGCCCTCTACAAGCATCTGGTTGAGACCCCTGGCAGAACCAACGTCAACCTGCTGGCCTTTGACCTGGATGAGAACCTTATCGAAAGAGCTCGGGAGGTCAATCCTGTCCCAGGCAGCGTCACCTTCATTCCTATGGACATCACCGGCGACTGCTCCCCACTCCGGGAGCACCTCGCGTGGCACGGGAACTCTCACTTCCACCTTACCACGTGCCTGGCCGTCACAATGTGGATCCACTTGAACCACGGCGACGCCGGTTTCCTCCAGTTTCTCTCTCGTCTGGCCGAACTCAGCAGGCACCTGCTGCTGGAGGTGCAGCCGTGGAAGTGTTACGGCTCAGCGGCCCGCAGGCTCAGGAAGCTCGGCCGCTCAGATTTCGAGCACTTCAAGACCCTGAAGTTATGCGGCGACGTGAGCGAACACGCCAGGAAACACTTGGAGACACACTGCCAAATGGAATTTGTACAATGCTTCGGCAGAACTATTTGGCACAGGAAGTTGTTGCTTTTTAAGCGAAAGTGA